Genomic DNA from Streptomyces venezuelae:
CGGTGCCGTGCGGGGGCCTGGACGCGGGCGCGGGGACGCGGGTGGGGGCGGCGGTCGAGGGCTCGGAGAATCCGTACGGCACTGCGGCGGCTCCCGGAACGTGAAAGTGCGCTACCGGTCGTCCCTTCCTGGGAAGACCGGCAGCGCACCGGGTCACTGCGGCAGTCGCGTCGTGGAACCACTCGGACGGGTGGCCGGGGCGGCCGGGGTGGCGCGGGTGGTTGCGGTGGGTCGAGTCAGATGCCCGCCGCCGCGGAGAGGTCGCGCTTGATCGCTGCGAGCAGGTCTGTCGCGCGGGTGCGGGCCTCGGGCAGCGCGGCCCTGTCCGCCACCGGCACGACCACTTCGAGGTAGCACTTGAGCTTCGGCTCGGTGCCGCTCGGGCGGACGATGACGCGGGCGCCGTCGAGCGTGTAGCGCAGGCCGTCGGTGGGCGGCAGCGTCTCCGTGCCGCGCGTCAGGTCCTCCGCCTTCGACACGGGCAGACCCGCGAGCTCCGTCGGCGGCTGCTCGCGCAGGCGGCGCATCGCGTCCGCGATCAGAGACAGGTCCTCGACGCGGACCGACAGCTGGTCGGTGGCGTGCAGACCGTGCTCCAGGGCGAGGTCGTCGAGGAGGTCGAGGAACGTGCGGCCCTCCTCCTTCAGCTCGGACGCGAGTTCCGCGAGCAGGAGCGCCGCGGTGATGCCGTCCTTGTCGCGTACGCCCTCGGGGTCGACGCAGTAGCCGAGCGCCTCCTCGTAGCCGTAGCGGAGGCCGTCGACGCGGGCGATCCACTTGAAGCCGGTGAGGGTCTCCTCGTAGGGGAGGCCCGCGTGTTCGGCGATACGGCCGAGGAGGGAGGAGGAGACGATCGACTCGGCGAAGGTGCCGTGCGCTCCGCGCTTGACCAGGTGGGCGGCGAGGAGGGCGCCCACCTCGTCGCCGCGGAGCATCCGCCAGTCCGCGTCGCCGGGGCCCGTCTTGACCGCCGCCGCGCAGCGGTCCGCGTCCGGGTCGTTGGCGATGACCAGGTCGGGGGCGGGGGTGGTGCGGGCAGCCGTCGCGAAGGCCAGGTCCATCGCGCCCGGCTCCTCCGGGTTCGGGAACGCGACCGTCGGGAAGTCCGGGTCCGGCTCGGCCTGCTCGGCGACGAGTGCGGGCGCGGGGAATCCCGCGCGGGCGAACGCGGCGAGCAGGGTGTCCTTGCCGACGCCGTGCATGGCCGTGTAGACGGCGCGGGCGGTGCGGGGGGAGCCGGGGGACAGGACGGCGTCCGTGCGGGCCAGGTAGGCCTCCAGGACGGCCTCGTCGAGGGTCTCCCAGCCGGAGTCGGGGCGGGGTACGTCGTGGAGGCTCGCGACGGCGTCGATCTCCGCGGCGATCTCCGCGTCGGCGGGCGGGACGATCTGGGAGCCGTCGCCGAGGTAGACCTTGTAGCCGTTGTCGCGCGGCGGGTTGTGGCTGGCCGTGACCTCCACGCCCGCCACGGCGCCCAGGTGCCTTATGGCGAAGGCGAGGACGGGGGTGGGGAGGGGGCGGGGCAGGACGGCGGCGCGGAGGCCCGCGCCGGTCATCACGGCGGCGGTGTCGCGGGCGAAGTCGGCGGACTTGTGGCGGGCGTCGTAGCCGATGACCACGAGGCCGTCGGCCCGGCCCTTGCCCTTCAGGTACGCGGCGAGGCCGGCGGCGGCGCGGATCACCACGGAGCGGTTCATGCGCATGGGGCCTGCGCCGAGTTCACCGCGGAGGCCGGCGGTGCCGAACTGGAGGGTGCCGGCGAAGCGGGTCCTGAGCTCGTTGACGTCTTCGGCGTCGATGAGCTTGCCGAGCTCTTCGCGGGTCTCCGGGTCCGGGTCCTCGGCGAGCCAGGACCGGGCCTGCGCGATGAGCTCTGCGGTGGCGGGGGTGTCGTCCTGCACGGGGGCTTCAACCTTTCCTGGCGGGGGCGCCTCGGGCGGAGTCTGCGCCTCGGGGGCTTGTCGGTGGGTGCGGGGTGGTGGGGGTGGGCGCGCCTCGGGTTCGTCTGTGGTGCGGGGCCGCGGGGGTATGTACGTACTTGCCATCCCTGCGTCCCGACCGACATACCCCCATGGCCCCTCGCGAGCGCGGGCGCCTGCGGCCCGGTGGGGGTGCTCCTGCCCGCACAGGACGGTGCGGGGCGAACGGGCGGGAGGAGCACCCGCCCGCCCCCGCCGTGCGGGGACGCGCGG
This window encodes:
- a CDS encoding phospho-sugar mutase; translated protein: MQDDTPATAELIAQARSWLAEDPDPETREELGKLIDAEDVNELRTRFAGTLQFGTAGLRGELGAGPMRMNRSVVIRAAAGLAAYLKGKGRADGLVVIGYDARHKSADFARDTAAVMTGAGLRAAVLPRPLPTPVLAFAIRHLGAVAGVEVTASHNPPRDNGYKVYLGDGSQIVPPADAEIAAEIDAVASLHDVPRPDSGWETLDEAVLEAYLARTDAVLSPGSPRTARAVYTAMHGVGKDTLLAAFARAGFPAPALVAEQAEPDPDFPTVAFPNPEEPGAMDLAFATAARTTPAPDLVIANDPDADRCAAAVKTGPGDADWRMLRGDEVGALLAAHLVKRGAHGTFAESIVSSSLLGRIAEHAGLPYEETLTGFKWIARVDGLRYGYEEALGYCVDPEGVRDKDGITAALLLAELASELKEEGRTFLDLLDDLALEHGLHATDQLSVRVEDLSLIADAMRRLREQPPTELAGLPVSKAEDLTRGTETLPPTDGLRYTLDGARVIVRPSGTEPKLKCYLEVVVPVADRAALPEARTRATDLLAAIKRDLSAAAGI